In one Zobellia galactanivorans genomic region, the following are encoded:
- a CDS encoding Hsp20/alpha crystallin family protein, with product MSTLVKNAPEKGGLTRTNSTSLSTYPMLSSWVDDLFTRDWPSVFSQNFNTGISLPMVNIKETPDAFSVDMAVPGLNKSNFHIDLDNQVLSISAEITEENEAKDEKYTRREFGYSSFKRSFTLPETVDDSQIKANYQEGILSVYLPKKEEAKKKPPKRIAIA from the coding sequence ATGAGCACTTTGGTTAAAAATGCTCCTGAAAAAGGAGGTTTGACAAGAACAAATTCAACTAGTTTATCAACTTACCCCATGCTTTCATCTTGGGTGGATGATCTGTTCACGCGAGATTGGCCATCGGTATTTTCACAAAACTTCAACACGGGAATAAGCTTACCCATGGTGAACATCAAAGAGACCCCCGATGCCTTTTCGGTGGATATGGCCGTACCCGGACTCAATAAATCGAATTTCCATATTGACCTAGACAACCAGGTATTGTCCATTTCAGCCGAGATTACCGAAGAGAACGAAGCCAAGGACGAAAAGTACACCCGTAGGGAGTTTGGCTACTCATCTTTTAAACGGAGCTTTACGCTTCCTGAAACGGTCGACGACAGCCAAATAAAGGCCAACTACCAAGAAGGTATACTCAGCGTATACTTGCCAAAAAAAGAAGAGGCCAAAAAGAAACCGCCCAAACGTATTGCTATTGCATAG
- a CDS encoding thioredoxin family protein, whose translation MAFVLSSMMELGTKAPNFRLRDTVSNNFMSLCDIKSDIATVIVFLCNHCPFVQHINPKLVEIANKYQELGVTFIAISSNDVEQSPKDAPVFMKQIAEYHNYPFPYLYDEHQNAALTYEAQSTPDFFVFDHNMECAYSGRFDMTRPCIAKATGQDLCKALDHLIEGKEVDSNQYPSMGSSIIWKRSYTNKKTDFP comes from the coding sequence ATGGCATTTGTACTATCAAGTATGATGGAACTAGGTACGAAAGCCCCTAATTTTAGGTTGCGCGATACCGTTTCCAATAACTTTATGAGCCTGTGCGACATCAAATCCGATATAGCTACGGTCATAGTTTTTCTTTGCAACCACTGCCCCTTTGTTCAACACATCAATCCGAAATTGGTGGAAATCGCTAACAAATACCAAGAATTAGGCGTTACATTTATTGCAATCAGTAGCAATGACGTTGAACAAAGTCCCAAAGACGCCCCGGTATTTATGAAGCAAATTGCGGAATACCACAACTATCCTTTTCCTTACCTGTACGACGAGCACCAAAATGCCGCCCTTACCTACGAAGCACAGAGCACCCCTGATTTTTTTGTTTTCGACCACAACATGGAATGTGCCTACTCGGGAAGATTCGACATGACCCGTCCCTGCATTGCAAAAGCTACGGGCCAAGATTTGTGCAAGGCCCTTGACCACCTGATAGAAGGCAAAGAAGTCGATTCTAACCAATACCCCAGCATGGGCTCGAGTATCATTTGGAAAAGAAGCTATACCAACAAGAAGACTGACTTCCCCTAA
- a CDS encoding AraC family transcriptional regulator, with amino-acid sequence MQVLEAHKPFEIQEIELTDWKQRPVKNNFFELVLIKEGSGTQCINYNHYPYTKDSVFLLPPLKCHSFTITRPTRFVFLKFTDSFFKKGSRGMHIDRNEWFNEAAYILSNYNQLPGDIIKTDLDRQHLQNLVTMILQESRSYERESVQLITSLMTSILELLIRNIKKGSYYEMAQKVSDERITKMLAYINEHIDKPELLKIDNLAKTFMMSPTYVSEYFRKQVKISLREYIIKAKLKLVEIRLLNSDFTLSEIADDLGFTDVSHLSKTFKRYAGTSIREFKNNGEYMILKRNSCSAQV; translated from the coding sequence ATGCAAGTATTAGAAGCTCATAAACCTTTTGAAATACAAGAAATAGAATTGACGGATTGGAAACAGCGTCCCGTCAAAAACAATTTTTTTGAATTGGTTCTTATTAAGGAAGGTTCGGGTACCCAGTGTATCAATTACAATCACTATCCTTATACGAAGGACAGTGTCTTTTTGCTTCCTCCTTTAAAATGTCATTCGTTTACCATAACTAGGCCGACGCGATTTGTTTTTTTAAAATTCACCGATTCTTTCTTTAAAAAGGGAAGCCGTGGCATGCATATTGACCGGAACGAGTGGTTCAATGAGGCGGCCTATATTCTTTCAAACTACAATCAATTGCCAGGTGATATCATTAAGACGGATCTTGACCGACAGCACCTTCAGAATCTGGTGACCATGATATTGCAAGAATCACGGAGCTATGAGCGGGAATCGGTACAGCTTATAACCAGTCTTATGACCAGTATATTGGAACTTTTGATCCGCAACATTAAAAAGGGAAGTTATTATGAGATGGCGCAAAAGGTCAGTGACGAGCGGATTACTAAAATGTTGGCCTATATCAATGAGCATATCGATAAGCCGGAGCTTTTGAAAATCGATAACCTGGCAAAGACTTTTATGATGTCGCCCACCTATGTAAGCGAGTATTTTAGGAAGCAGGTAAAAATATCCCTCCGCGAGTATATTATTAAGGCCAAGCTTAAGTTGGTGGAGATACGCTTGTTAAACTCCGACTTTACCCTTTCCGAGATTGCCGATGACCTTGGGTTTACCGATGTAAGCCACTTATCCAAAACCTTTAAACGTTATGCGGGGACTTCGATTCGGGAATTCAAGAACAATGGGGAATATATGATCTTAAAGAGAAACTCCTGTTCTGCTCAGGTATAG
- the agaD gene encoding beta-agarase AgaD yields the protein MKRSILLAIIAFLQFFTSYGQYDWDNVPIPANAGAGKTWKLQTAASDDFNYTFNPTNNVVDFGPNGNMKWYNKYHNRPNGQPNNFEGPGPTKWMQNHVAVSGGNLNIWASRIPGATKSFTGSNNTPISRPETRAGCITNKTRVKYPVFVEARVKVMNSTLASDIWLLSPDDTQEIDIMECYGGPGNDNRNSYFASKIHLSHHVFIRPPNFKDYQPADLNSWWGKNGVTQWGGKTIRIGVNWVSPTRLEYFVDGQMVRILDNDAVQTRLADGTWQYTYPAGVTSTGVNGQLIKENGYQKMNIASSLSDAKNKSNISVIDPFNYLNNGRKFSKEMDIIINVEDQSWQAEAYRSPNAAEMANFYDNNLLVDWIRVYKPVNASAANSAETTSTVEKPASFEPQGQPTEKLQVYPVPATDVLNISQSDYVEARVYNLKGWVMLRKDVIDQKIDVSSLKKGIYILEITKATGETVKQKIVISE from the coding sequence ATGAAAAGAAGTATCCTACTTGCGATTATCGCATTTTTACAGTTTTTTACATCCTACGGACAATACGATTGGGACAACGTGCCCATACCGGCCAATGCTGGGGCCGGCAAAACATGGAAGCTGCAAACCGCCGCCAGTGACGATTTCAACTACACCTTTAATCCCACGAACAATGTGGTAGATTTTGGTCCCAATGGAAATATGAAATGGTACAACAAATACCACAATCGTCCCAATGGGCAACCCAATAATTTTGAAGGCCCCGGCCCGACCAAATGGATGCAAAACCATGTAGCCGTTTCTGGAGGCAACCTGAACATTTGGGCATCTCGAATTCCCGGAGCCACAAAATCCTTTACCGGCTCAAACAACACCCCTATAAGTAGACCCGAGACTAGGGCCGGTTGTATCACCAATAAAACGCGGGTAAAATATCCGGTATTCGTAGAAGCCAGGGTAAAAGTCATGAATTCCACCTTGGCCTCCGATATTTGGCTATTGAGTCCTGATGACACCCAGGAAATCGATATTATGGAATGCTATGGAGGCCCTGGAAACGACAACAGGAACAGTTATTTTGCATCTAAGATCCACTTGAGCCACCATGTTTTTATCAGACCCCCTAATTTTAAGGATTACCAACCCGCCGACCTTAATAGCTGGTGGGGCAAAAACGGCGTAACCCAATGGGGAGGCAAAACCATCAGGATCGGGGTGAACTGGGTATCCCCAACACGACTGGAGTATTTTGTAGACGGACAAATGGTAAGGATATTGGACAACGACGCCGTACAGACAAGGTTGGCCGATGGCACTTGGCAATATACCTACCCGGCCGGTGTTACGAGCACAGGGGTAAACGGACAACTGATCAAGGAGAATGGCTATCAAAAAATGAATATCGCATCTAGCTTAAGCGACGCCAAAAACAAGTCGAACATTAGCGTTATCGACCCCTTTAATTACTTAAACAACGGCAGAAAATTTAGCAAAGAGATGGATATCATCATTAATGTGGAAGACCAAAGTTGGCAAGCCGAAGCCTATCGATCCCCCAATGCTGCGGAGATGGCCAACTTTTACGACAACAACTTATTGGTAGACTGGATCCGGGTTTACAAACCTGTGAACGCAAGTGCCGCCAATAGTGCCGAAACTACATCGACTGTAGAAAAACCCGCTAGTTTTGAGCCTCAAGGCCAACCTACGGAAAAATTACAGGTATACCCCGTTCCCGCAACGGATGTATTGAACATTTCGCAATCCGATTATGTTGAAGCCAGAGTGTACAACCTAAAAGGTTGGGTTATGCTAAGGAAAGATGTGATCGATCAAAAAATCGATGTTTCTTCCCTGAAAAAGGGCATCTATATATTGGAAATTACCAAAGCCACCGGTGAGACGGTAAAACAAAAAATCGTTATCTCCGAGTAA
- a CDS encoding putative quinol monooxygenase, translating into MKKSYLTIVAKIVVKEGHREFVKAELLKLLDSTRAEEGNICYDLHQDNENPNLFLFFERWVNRELWQAHMKNEQLAHYLKVTEGKIEEFTLNEMTEIVN; encoded by the coding sequence ATGAAAAAATCGTATTTGACCATAGTCGCCAAAATTGTGGTAAAAGAAGGACACAGGGAGTTTGTAAAGGCCGAATTGCTCAAGTTGTTGGACAGCACGAGGGCAGAAGAAGGTAATATCTGTTACGACCTACACCAAGACAACGAAAACCCCAATCTCTTTCTGTTTTTCGAAAGATGGGTAAACCGCGAGTTGTGGCAGGCCCATATGAAAAACGAACAATTGGCTCATTACCTAAAGGTCACCGAAGGCAAAATAGAAGAATTTACCTTGAACGAAATGACAGAAATAGTAAACTGA
- a CDS encoding Dps family protein has translation MKTNIGISEENRQAVADELAKLLADEYVLYTKTRNAHWNVEGPDFYDKHKFFETQYEELAERVDNIAERIRSLGHYAPATLKEFLALTHLTEREQNDNSSTGFIKELLQDHETICIHLREIIIPLADTYKDLGTSDFITALLEEHEKTAWFLRAHLK, from the coding sequence ATGAAAACGAATATCGGTATTTCAGAAGAAAACAGACAGGCCGTAGCCGATGAATTGGCCAAACTGCTGGCGGACGAATACGTATTGTACACCAAAACCAGAAACGCCCATTGGAATGTTGAAGGCCCCGATTTTTATGACAAGCATAAATTTTTCGAGACTCAGTACGAGGAATTGGCAGAAAGGGTAGATAACATTGCGGAACGCATACGTTCTTTGGGACACTATGCCCCGGCCACCCTAAAAGAGTTTTTGGCCTTGACGCACTTGACCGAACGCGAACAGAACGATAATAGTTCCACCGGATTTATTAAAGAATTACTGCAAGACCACGAGACCATTTGTATTCATCTCAGGGAGATTATTATTCCTTTGGCGGACACATACAAAGATTTGGGAACCAGTGATTTTATCACCGCCTTATTGGAAGAACACGAGAAAACGGCGTGGTTCTTAAGGGCTCATTTAAAATAG
- a CDS encoding aldo/keto reductase encodes MKKVNIENTDLEVSRINFGGNVFGWTLDEKQSFEILDAFTDAGLNFIDTADTYSWWVNGVGGQSETIIGKWMKERGNRDQIVLATKVGSETKEHPNDISKKHILKSVDESLLRLQTDYIDLYYTHFDDDVTPVEETLSTYDEIIKAGKVRHIAASNLSPERLVESFKVSEANNLPKYVALQPHYNLVEREGYESKYAGIVEEYGLSVMTYFSLASGFLTGKYRSEDDLNKSVRGGSVKQYLTPKGLEIIKALDTVSEKHGTKPATVALAWLMAQPHVAAPIVSATSKSQLQTLFDAPKLNLDTEDLELLETASK; translated from the coding sequence ATGAAAAAAGTAAACATAGAAAATACAGATCTAGAAGTATCACGAATTAATTTTGGGGGCAATGTCTTTGGTTGGACATTGGACGAAAAGCAATCCTTTGAAATTTTAGATGCCTTTACCGATGCCGGCCTTAATTTTATAGATACCGCCGACACCTATAGTTGGTGGGTAAATGGGGTAGGAGGTCAATCGGAGACCATTATCGGAAAATGGATGAAAGAGCGGGGCAACAGGGACCAAATAGTGCTGGCCACCAAAGTAGGTTCCGAAACCAAGGAACACCCCAATGACATTAGCAAGAAGCATATTCTAAAGTCCGTTGACGAGTCGCTACTACGCCTTCAGACCGACTACATAGACTTGTACTACACCCATTTTGACGATGATGTTACCCCAGTGGAAGAAACGCTGTCCACCTACGATGAAATCATAAAGGCAGGCAAGGTACGCCATATTGCGGCCTCCAATCTATCGCCCGAAAGATTGGTTGAGTCCTTTAAGGTGTCTGAAGCGAACAACCTTCCCAAATACGTGGCCTTACAACCGCATTACAACTTAGTGGAGCGTGAAGGGTACGAAAGCAAATATGCCGGGATTGTTGAAGAATACGGACTAAGTGTAATGACCTATTTTTCTTTGGCAAGTGGATTCCTGACCGGTAAATATCGTTCTGAGGATGATTTGAACAAAAGTGTTCGTGGAGGTAGCGTAAAGCAATACTTGACCCCAAAAGGTTTGGAAATCATCAAGGCCCTCGATACCGTTTCGGAAAAACACGGCACCAAACCGGCAACGGTGGCCCTGGCCTGGTTAATGGCCCAACCACATGTTGCGGCACCCATTGTAAGCGCCACTAGCAAAAGTCAATTGCAAACCTTGTTCGACGCCCCTAAATTGAATTTAGATACAGAAGACCTGGAATTACTTGAAACAGCCAGCAAATAA
- a CDS encoding SDR family NAD(P)-dependent oxidoreductase produces the protein MDLRIKDKIAFISGSTAGIGYATAERFLNEGATVIINGRKQESVDAAVEKLKASTQSNNVSGVAADFSKVEDIDRLLKEVPEVDILVNNTGIFEPKAFVDIPDEDWFRFFEVNVMSGIRLSRHYFPKMLKKNWGRIIFISSESAVFIPDEMIHYGMTKTAQLAVSRGLAELTKGTNVTVNSILPGPTKSKGVSGFIKDLAKADNLSEEAVEENFFKNMRPTSLIGRFASVDEVANTIVYYCSELASATNGASIRVEGGLIRSIL, from the coding sequence ATGGATTTAAGAATTAAAGACAAAATCGCCTTTATCAGCGGCTCTACCGCAGGTATCGGTTACGCCACAGCAGAGCGTTTTTTAAACGAAGGCGCCACGGTTATCATTAACGGCAGAAAACAAGAATCGGTTGACGCTGCGGTAGAAAAACTAAAGGCAAGTACCCAAAGTAATAATGTTTCGGGGGTTGCAGCGGATTTTTCTAAAGTGGAGGATATTGACAGGCTGCTCAAGGAAGTGCCCGAAGTAGACATCTTGGTAAATAACACCGGTATTTTCGAACCTAAGGCATTTGTCGATATTCCCGATGAGGACTGGTTTCGTTTTTTTGAGGTCAATGTCATGAGCGGCATCCGTTTGTCTCGTCATTATTTCCCGAAAATGCTGAAGAAAAACTGGGGCCGTATCATTTTTATCTCCAGTGAATCGGCCGTATTCATTCCCGATGAGATGATCCATTACGGAATGACAAAAACCGCACAATTGGCCGTGAGCAGGGGATTGGCGGAATTGACCAAAGGCACTAATGTTACGGTGAATTCCATTCTACCAGGACCGACAAAATCAAAAGGCGTAAGTGGTTTTATTAAAGATTTGGCCAAGGCCGATAACCTTTCCGAGGAAGCCGTTGAAGAGAATTTCTTTAAAAACATGCGCCCAACATCCTTGATTGGACGCTTTGCCTCTGTCGATGAAGTTGCCAATACCATTGTATATTATTGTAGTGAATTGGCCTCGGCTACCAATGGGGCATCGATTAGGGTTGAAGGCGGATTGATCCGGTCTATCCTGTAA
- a CDS encoding alpha-ketoglutarate-dependent dioxygenase AlkB family protein, whose translation MDLFNQGDLFSTNEVRKTEFDLPGADVTLFENFFSLEESNRLFNNLLKNTPWQQEHITIHGKNVNYPRLTAWYGDVSKDIQYTNTKSKMHLWNADLLFIKERIEQEVSVNFTRCLLNYYRDGKDSVDWHQDYKGDQRKNTAIASVTFGATKPFQLKHVSRTDLKRIDIPLTSGSLLLMQGATQQNYKHKIPKTAKQIKPRINLTFRWLPQR comes from the coding sequence ATGGATTTATTTAATCAGGGGGACTTATTTTCAACAAATGAAGTCCGTAAAACGGAATTTGATCTACCAGGAGCCGATGTTACCTTATTCGAGAATTTCTTTAGTTTAGAAGAGAGCAATAGGCTATTCAATAACTTATTAAAAAACACTCCTTGGCAACAAGAGCATATTACCATTCACGGTAAAAATGTGAATTACCCACGACTGACCGCTTGGTATGGCGATGTTAGCAAGGATATTCAATACACGAATACAAAAAGTAAAATGCACTTATGGAATGCAGATTTACTTTTTATAAAAGAGCGAATAGAGCAGGAGGTCAGCGTTAATTTCACACGCTGCTTACTGAATTATTACAGAGATGGCAAAGACAGCGTAGACTGGCATCAAGATTACAAGGGAGACCAAAGAAAGAACACCGCTATCGCTTCGGTAACCTTTGGGGCTACCAAGCCCTTTCAATTAAAACATGTGTCAAGAACAGATTTAAAACGCATTGATATTCCGTTGACGAGTGGCAGCCTTTTATTGATGCAAGGGGCTACACAGCAAAACTATAAGCATAAGATACCTAAAACCGCTAAGCAAATCAAACCAAGGATCAACTTGACATTTAGGTGGCTTCCCCAAAGGTAA
- a CDS encoding oxygen-insensitive NAD(P)H-dependent nitroreductase NfsB, which yields MSLREILNWRYTTKAYDASKKISDADMAEIKNLLRMSPSSVNLQPWHFIIAETEEGKARMAKGTQGFFHFNEPKISNASAVVLFCSKTDADEDYYKHIADTEDKNGRFPNEDIKNGFLGAVKTFAGIHKYDLKDLQHWMEKQVYLNIGSFLLGVASLGIDATPMEGIDVKALDEEFGLREKGYTALVAVSLGYRAESDFNSTDKTPKSRLPESEILTVI from the coding sequence ATGAGCCTAAGAGAAATATTGAACTGGAGGTACACCACCAAAGCGTATGACGCAAGTAAAAAAATATCCGATGCGGATATGGCGGAAATCAAGAATCTTCTAAGGATGAGTCCATCCAGTGTTAACTTACAACCTTGGCATTTTATCATTGCCGAAACGGAAGAAGGAAAAGCACGCATGGCAAAAGGAACCCAAGGATTTTTTCATTTTAACGAACCCAAGATAAGCAATGCCTCGGCCGTGGTTTTGTTTTGTTCAAAAACCGATGCGGACGAAGACTACTACAAGCATATTGCCGACACTGAAGACAAAAACGGAAGATTCCCCAACGAGGATATAAAAAATGGATTTTTAGGTGCCGTTAAAACATTTGCCGGTATCCATAAATACGATCTAAAGGACCTGCAACACTGGATGGAGAAACAAGTTTACCTTAACATAGGAAGCTTCTTATTGGGCGTGGCAAGTTTAGGTATCGACGCAACGCCCATGGAAGGAATCGATGTGAAGGCTTTGGATGAAGAATTCGGATTAAGGGAAAAAGGATATACTGCTTTGGTAGCCGTTTCCTTAGGATATAGAGCGGAATCCGATTTCAATTCTACGGATAAAACACCAAAATCCAGATTGCCCGAAAGCGAAATTTTAACGGTGATATAA
- a CDS encoding zinc-binding alcohol dehydrogenase family protein, producing the protein MKAIGYKENLPIENVNSLQDIKLETPKATGKDILVEIKAISVNPADYKVRGGMPVEGDDWKVIGWDATGVVKEVGEDVTLFKVGDEVWYAGDFTRQGSYAQFQVVDERIVGKKPASLSYAEAAALPLTSLTAWEMLFDRLEVAKNDASKSILVIGAAGGVGSILVQLAKKLTQLNIIATASREETTAWLKELGADSVINHRNKLSEEFEKYDLPAPEYVVSLNATEQHVEEIAKLIKPQGKFGFIDDPKSLNVMPFKGKAVSTHIELMFTRSMFQTEDMIEQHNILNEVSELIDNGTIRTTLGEHFGTINAENLRKAHAFLETGKAKGKIVLEGF; encoded by the coding sequence ATGAAAGCAATAGGATACAAAGAGAATTTACCAATTGAGAACGTAAATTCTTTACAGGACATAAAATTAGAAACTCCAAAAGCTACAGGAAAAGACATTTTAGTTGAAATAAAAGCCATTTCCGTAAACCCGGCGGATTATAAAGTACGGGGCGGAATGCCTGTTGAGGGCGATGATTGGAAGGTTATCGGCTGGGATGCTACCGGTGTTGTTAAAGAAGTAGGAGAGGATGTTACCCTCTTTAAGGTCGGTGACGAAGTTTGGTATGCGGGCGATTTTACAAGGCAAGGAAGTTATGCACAGTTTCAAGTTGTAGATGAACGTATCGTGGGCAAAAAACCAGCGAGCTTGTCTTATGCGGAAGCAGCTGCCTTACCCTTGACTTCACTTACGGCCTGGGAAATGTTGTTCGATAGATTGGAAGTCGCCAAAAACGATGCCAGTAAATCCATTTTAGTCATAGGTGCCGCTGGTGGAGTGGGTTCGATTTTGGTGCAATTGGCCAAGAAACTTACCCAACTGAATATCATTGCTACGGCTTCCCGTGAAGAAACTACGGCTTGGTTAAAGGAATTGGGTGCCGACTCGGTTATCAACCACAGGAATAAATTAAGCGAGGAGTTTGAAAAATACGATTTGCCGGCTCCCGAATATGTAGTGAGCCTAAACGCAACGGAACAACATGTGGAGGAAATTGCCAAGTTGATCAAACCCCAAGGTAAATTCGGGTTTATAGACGACCCAAAATCGTTGAACGTAATGCCTTTTAAAGGAAAAGCGGTTTCTACGCATATCGAATTGATGTTTACGCGCTCTATGTTCCAGACAGAGGATATGATCGAGCAGCATAACATCTTGAACGAAGTTTCTGAATTGATAGACAACGGAACCATCCGAACCACTTTAGGTGAGCACTTCGGAACCATAAATGCCGAAAACCTCCGTAAAGCCCACGCTTTTTTGGAAACGGGAAAAGCAAAAGGAAAGATTGTTTTGGAAGGATTTTAG
- a CDS encoding cupin domain-containing protein, whose product MKTTFKILVIAALYAGTTANAQVTTIDSIATSKVQHFNFDEMASETIGEGIKRKWFHGEKGQMTIFDLEEGAHIPWHQHPNEQITYIMSGKVKIKTLVDGKEEFVIVSGGEVIVFPENVPHEFWALEKTVDLDVHVPVRKDWLSKELPDYLKKSE is encoded by the coding sequence ATGAAAACTACTTTTAAAATATTGGTTATAGCAGCACTATACGCTGGAACTACGGCCAATGCACAGGTAACAACAATAGATTCCATAGCCACCTCAAAAGTGCAGCATTTCAATTTTGATGAAATGGCATCGGAAACCATTGGAGAGGGAATAAAACGCAAGTGGTTTCACGGCGAAAAAGGACAAATGACCATTTTCGATTTGGAAGAAGGCGCACATATTCCTTGGCACCAACATCCGAACGAGCAGATTACCTATATCATGTCCGGAAAGGTAAAAATCAAGACCCTGGTCGATGGCAAAGAAGAGTTTGTAATTGTTTCGGGCGGAGAGGTCATTGTATTCCCTGAAAACGTACCGCATGAATTTTGGGCCTTGGAAAAAACGGTAGACTTAGATGTGCACGTTCCTGTTCGTAAAGATTGGTTGAGCAAAGAATTACCGGATTATTTAAAAAAGAGCGAATAA
- a CDS encoding L-dopachrome tautomerase-related protein, protein MKKQIIALSIILSAMTINAQKPLARAEVFATVDQAVGNIAFTNEGDLVYSHHPFFAPEIRVVKFDKETNTTTPFPNLEWNTPRDTDDNYLSNVLGIRNDENGIIWMLDMAQRNDVTPKIVGWNTKTDKLERIYYLPKSAVPAISQPNDMVVDTKHGYFIIADEGIGNGGDGSKAAFIIVDMKTGKTRRVLEGTRTTKPENTPTVINGKHLAVNGKDLLIGNDGITADANFEYVYYGPLNGTKIYRVKTLDLVDETLTEAELDQKIETYSEKPNNGGMSIDKEGNLYLTALETKSVAVVLAKDRNVHTMIKDDNLVWPDGVSYNHTDGYMYVSAAQVNHGAVFNDGKDKSTKPFYIFRFKPIEEGVSFR, encoded by the coding sequence ATGAAAAAGCAAATAATCGCACTAAGTATAATTCTATCGGCCATGACTATAAATGCCCAAAAACCATTGGCCAGGGCGGAAGTTTTTGCGACCGTAGATCAAGCTGTCGGGAATATTGCCTTTACCAACGAAGGGGATTTGGTATACAGTCACCATCCATTTTTTGCCCCGGAAATTCGAGTGGTCAAGTTTGATAAAGAAACGAACACAACTACGCCATTTCCCAATTTGGAATGGAACACCCCTAGGGATACCGACGACAATTACCTGAGCAATGTTTTGGGTATCCGTAATGATGAAAACGGGATTATCTGGATGCTCGATATGGCCCAACGCAACGATGTTACGCCTAAAATCGTGGGTTGGAATACAAAAACCGATAAATTAGAACGTATTTATTACTTGCCAAAATCGGCAGTGCCGGCAATATCACAGCCCAACGATATGGTGGTCGATACCAAACACGGCTATTTTATCATAGCCGATGAAGGCATTGGCAATGGGGGAGATGGGAGCAAGGCAGCTTTTATCATCGTAGATATGAAAACAGGCAAAACGCGTCGTGTTTTAGAAGGTACCCGCACTACGAAACCTGAAAATACTCCTACCGTAATCAATGGCAAGCATCTGGCAGTAAATGGAAAGGACTTGCTGATCGGAAATGACGGAATTACAGCCGATGCTAATTTTGAATATGTCTATTACGGACCTTTGAACGGCACCAAAATCTACAGGGTCAAAACCTTGGACCTCGTGGACGAAACCCTAACAGAGGCCGAGCTGGACCAAAAAATTGAAACCTATTCCGAAAAACCCAACAATGGGGGAATGTCGATTGACAAAGAGGGCAATCTCTATTTAACCGCTTTGGAAACCAAGAGTGTCGCTGTGGTTCTCGCAAAAGACCGAAATGTTCATACGATGATAAAGGACGATAATCTGGTATGGCCCGATGGGGTGAGTTATAACCATACCGATGGTTACATGTATGTCTCGGCCGCCCAGGTAAACCATGGGGCCGTATTTAACGACGGGAAGGACAAATCAACAAAACCGTTTTACATTTTCAGGTTTAAACCAATTGAAGAAGGGGTTTCTTTTCGATAA